One window from the genome of Desulforamulus ruminis DSM 2154 encodes:
- a CDS encoding YeiH family protein, producing MRLNSTTSLIVKTIPGILLMFAVAVLAKGGEDFGFHWRGLEDFFGANPVTKTVLIDAFRLNYVLLSILIGMLIGNLIILPGWLLAGISTSRLFIKSGVILLGSLYSFADVASLGGTAILLVLTFVVLTLIFTLWLGSKLGMDPASAAVLSAGTSVCGVSAIVATAPAVRAKTTDVVYSIATILSFGVASIFIFPLVGTLAGFTPHQFGVWSGTGILSSGQVLAVCLAFDPGTVSHASVSLKTGEIYNLTRVLFLPFVVLALATYTSRTVQLPDDHINVHTGLWGKFPVFVLGFLAMVLFTSLGLFGQTSPPSPELTTIRKLYSWFFAIGLAGLGMQISFSELKKAGGKPLVVGSTAALLKAIGALIIVYLFIPGQP from the coding sequence ATGCGGCTTAATTCAACCACCTCTTTAATCGTAAAAACCATCCCCGGAATTCTTCTGATGTTTGCCGTGGCGGTTCTGGCCAAGGGAGGAGAGGATTTCGGTTTTCACTGGCGGGGGCTGGAGGATTTCTTTGGGGCCAATCCGGTAACCAAAACCGTTTTAATTGACGCCTTCCGTCTAAATTACGTCCTGCTGTCCATTCTTATCGGTATGCTTATCGGCAACCTGATCATTCTCCCGGGTTGGCTGTTAGCGGGAATATCAACCTCCCGTCTGTTTATAAAATCAGGCGTTATTCTTCTCGGCTCTTTATACAGCTTTGCGGATGTGGCCAGTTTAGGGGGAACCGCCATCCTTCTGGTACTGACCTTTGTGGTGCTGACACTGATATTCACCCTGTGGCTGGGAAGCAAACTGGGGATGGACCCCGCCTCGGCAGCCGTTTTATCTGCCGGGACTTCCGTTTGCGGTGTCTCGGCCATTGTTGCCACAGCGCCTGCGGTAAGAGCCAAAACAACGGATGTGGTTTATTCCATTGCCACCATTCTTTCCTTTGGCGTGGCCTCCATCTTTATTTTTCCGCTGGTAGGCACTTTGGCAGGTTTTACGCCCCATCAATTTGGCGTTTGGTCGGGAACCGGCATACTCAGCTCCGGACAGGTGCTGGCAGTCTGTCTGGCTTTTGACCCGGGAACAGTCAGCCACGCTTCCGTTAGCTTAAAAACCGGTGAAATATATAATCTTACCAGGGTATTATTCCTTCCCTTTGTGGTCCTGGCCCTGGCCACCTATACCAGCCGTACCGTACAACTGCCCGATGATCATATTAATGTTCATACCGGTCTGTGGGGAAAGTTTCCGGTCTTTGTGTTGGGCTTTCTGGCCATGGTCTTGTTCACTTCCCTAGGTCTCTTCGGCCAAACATCGCCGCCATCCCCTGAGTTAACGACCATACGCAAATTATACAGTTGGTTTTTTGCCATTGGTTTAGCCGGTCTGGGGATGCAGATCTCCTTTTCAGAATTAAAAAAAGCCGGTGGTAAGCCCCTGGTGGTTGGTTCCACCGCGGCCCTGCTCAAAGCGATCGGAGCCTTAATTATTGTGTATCTTTTCATTCCGGGACAACCCTGA
- a CDS encoding winged helix-turn-helix domain-containing protein, translating to MAKILVVDDETNILELIKFNLEKDGHQVITATSGEEGLRLARLELPDLIILDVMLPEPDGLEVCRRLRSDRATTALPVLMISARGDTLDRVVGLEMGADDYIPKPFSPRELSARVKAALRRIKHDKPPVIVSREIKYGGITVDLEKFQVQVNGELVSFTPKEFKLLKILISHPGKVFTREQLLDRVWGFDFNVDTRTVDVHVRYVRQKIEQDPANPQYIKTVRGVGYKFSENTAK from the coding sequence TTGGCTAAAATACTTGTGGTAGATGATGAGACCAATATCCTGGAGTTAATTAAATTTAACCTGGAAAAGGATGGGCACCAGGTAATCACAGCAACCAGCGGCGAGGAAGGATTACGTTTAGCCAGACTGGAATTGCCGGATTTGATTATTCTGGACGTCATGCTGCCGGAACCGGACGGACTGGAGGTCTGCCGCCGCCTGCGCAGTGATCGGGCCACCACCGCCTTGCCGGTATTAATGATCTCCGCCCGGGGGGATACCCTGGACCGGGTGGTGGGTTTGGAAATGGGAGCCGACGATTATATTCCCAAACCCTTTAGTCCCAGAGAATTATCCGCCCGGGTAAAGGCGGCCCTGCGCCGGATCAAACACGACAAGCCCCCGGTTATCGTCAGCCGGGAGATAAAATACGGCGGCATTACGGTGGATTTAGAGAAATTCCAAGTTCAGGTAAACGGAGAACTGGTCAGTTTTACGCCCAAGGAATTTAAGCTCTTAAAGATTCTCATATCTCATCCGGGCAAAGTATTTACCCGGGAGCAGCTTTTGGACCGGGTTTGGGGCTTTGACTTCAATGTGGATACCCGGACGGTGGACGTTCATGTTCGTTATGTCCGGCAAAAGATCGAGCAGGACCCGGCCAATCCTCAATACATTAAAACCGTAAGGGGAGTAGGCTACAAGTTTTCCGAAAACACAGCTAAGTAA